Proteins encoded by one window of Xanthomonas sp. DAR 80977:
- a CDS encoding LysR family transcriptional regulator, with protein sequence MLSSCAEQDAFRLDAQLLSDLWVFRAAARHGSITGAAAALNVTQGAVSQRVLRLEARLGTELFRRSQRRIALTPSGMTLLGAVNGASAGLNDALSRIARSQGGALVVVCPPSLAIEWLMPHLPDFYRECQGIELHVRAEMVAPHAYWMEEQRVDVVIGYSHAPIPGLCQLAEFAETIFPVCSPATRQRLDARPADPCDVLLMHDDAVWLEGELAGAEWREWLDHVAEQPRWRVTAERHFNLAYLAYQAAIYGDGLAMARSIGIQRLLGSGLLVPALDRPPVPSAHYRLMSLLPAREGSSAARFSAWLLATMRRTQQRVLEALPQR encoded by the coding sequence ATGCTGTCGTCCTGCGCCGAGCAGGACGCGTTCCGCCTGGACGCGCAGTTGCTGTCGGACCTGTGGGTGTTCCGGGCCGCGGCCCGGCATGGCAGCATCACCGGCGCGGCGGCGGCGCTGAACGTCACCCAGGGCGCGGTCAGCCAGCGCGTGCTGCGGCTGGAAGCGCGGCTGGGCACCGAACTGTTCCGGCGCAGCCAGCGCAGGATCGCGCTGACCCCGTCCGGCATGACCCTGCTCGGCGCGGTCAACGGCGCCTCGGCCGGCCTCAACGACGCCCTTTCGCGCATCGCCCGTTCGCAGGGCGGCGCCCTGGTCGTGGTGTGCCCGCCGTCGCTGGCGATCGAATGGCTGATGCCGCACCTGCCGGACTTCTACCGCGAATGCCAGGGCATCGAGCTGCATGTGCGCGCGGAGATGGTGGCGCCGCATGCGTACTGGATGGAAGAACAGCGCGTGGACGTGGTGATTGGCTATTCGCATGCGCCGATCCCCGGCCTGTGCCAGCTGGCCGAATTCGCCGAGACGATCTTCCCGGTGTGCTCGCCGGCGACGCGCCAGCGGCTGGACGCGCGGCCTGCGGACCCGTGCGACGTGCTGCTGATGCACGACGACGCGGTCTGGCTGGAAGGCGAACTGGCCGGCGCCGAATGGCGCGAGTGGCTGGACCACGTGGCGGAGCAACCGCGTTGGCGGGTCACCGCCGAACGCCATTTCAACCTGGCCTACCTGGCCTACCAGGCGGCGATCTACGGCGATGGCCTGGCGATGGCGCGCTCGATCGGCATCCAGCGGTTGCTCGGTTCCGGCCTGCTGGTGCCGGCGCTGGATCGGCCGCCGGTGCCCAGCGCGCACTATCGGCTGATGTCGTTGCTGCCGGCCAGGGAAGGCAGCTCGGCCGCGCGCTTCAGCGCGTGGCTGCTCGCCACCATGCGCCGCACCCAGCAGCGCGTGCTGGAGGCCCTGCCCCAGCGCTGA
- a CDS encoding zinc-dependent alcohol dehydrogenase family protein, protein MAAEFMKAWQLPTFGMENLELAQRPLPRPGPDELLVKVAAVSLNYRDTLVVNGGLLPERPRMPFVPVSDMAGEVVELGSKTSRFRIGDRVMGNFWTQWLDGKPPRAMLEHGLSLGGPLPGMLAEYVVLPEEAAVAAPLSLSNEEASTLPVAALTAWFALVEAGRLRKGQTVLVQGTGGVSLFGLQFAHALRARVIVTSRSDDKLARAKTLGAWAGINTSRIPAWAQAALELTDGHGVDQVLELMGGDNLRQSVEALAGSGHILQMGFLDDTELRMPAIPLMLRRATLRGVSVGHRRAFEEMNQAIDRHRIKPVIDQVFSFAEAQAAFKHLKHGPFGKLVIKVNA, encoded by the coding sequence ATGGCGGCCGAATTCATGAAGGCCTGGCAATTGCCGACCTTTGGGATGGAAAACCTGGAACTGGCGCAGCGGCCGTTACCGCGCCCTGGCCCCGATGAACTTCTGGTCAAGGTCGCGGCGGTCTCGCTGAACTACCGGGACACGCTGGTGGTCAACGGCGGACTGTTGCCGGAGCGGCCGCGAATGCCATTCGTCCCGGTTTCCGACATGGCCGGGGAAGTGGTCGAGCTGGGTTCGAAGACAAGCCGTTTCAGGATCGGCGACCGGGTCATGGGGAATTTCTGGACGCAGTGGCTCGATGGCAAGCCGCCGCGGGCGATGCTCGAGCACGGCTTGTCCCTGGGCGGCCCGCTGCCGGGCATGCTTGCAGAATATGTCGTGCTTCCCGAGGAGGCGGCGGTAGCGGCGCCGTTGTCCTTGTCGAATGAAGAGGCCTCCACCCTGCCCGTCGCAGCCCTCACCGCATGGTTCGCGCTGGTGGAAGCAGGACGCCTGCGCAAGGGACAGACGGTGCTGGTTCAGGGCACCGGCGGCGTGTCGTTGTTCGGCCTGCAGTTCGCCCATGCACTGCGAGCGCGCGTGATCGTGACCTCACGCAGCGACGACAAGCTGGCCCGTGCAAAAACGCTTGGCGCTTGGGCCGGCATCAACACCAGCCGCATTCCGGCCTGGGCGCAAGCAGCGCTCGAACTGACGGATGGCCATGGCGTTGATCAGGTGCTGGAACTGATGGGCGGGGACAATCTGCGCCAGTCCGTCGAAGCCCTGGCCGGGTCCGGGCATATCCTGCAGATGGGCTTCCTGGACGACACCGAGCTGCGCATGCCGGCCATTCCGCTGATGCTCCGGCGCGCCACCTTGCGAGGTGTTTCTGTTGGACACCGGCGCGCATTCGAGGAAATGAATCAGGCCATCGACCGGCACCGCATCAAGCCGGTGATCGACCAGGTGTTTTCGTTCGCCGAAGCGCAGGCAGCGTTCAAGCACCTCAAACACGGGCCATTCGGAAAGCTGGTCATCAAGGTCAACGCGTAG